Proteins from a genomic interval of Desulfofustis limnaeus:
- a CDS encoding DNA primase family protein: MPNDAEKLKEMRRKIDEARQEEEKLLGVDGEPAAAADDGADHFEDDLETVDKYFVSQCFKNNERGDGTMFARLNRDRYLYVKITGEWLMWVGHHWSVDKKDYAHNAVDLVAQRYEQQCQEIEADISEAVDKERNTEAKRLRDLLAKYKARIKKLRGIGGARACLEWSHKIGDDSLAIVGDEVDQQPMLLPCKNGVIDLKTGKLKPGRPGDYLVKAIPIEWQGIDAPRPTWERVIDEIHVVEQDGALQSSPEIVSFIRRLFGYAITGLTTEHFIACFVGEGRNGKGTMFEVLRAILGDLAWAIQPELILEQKNTRSSAGPSPDMVSLQGRRMVIASETDENRRVSGAKVKMLTGSDTICARSPHDRFETNFRPTHKLFLYTNHIPGGLTRDYALVKRLLFLQYPLKYVDNPSEENERQRDPLLIEKLMKEAPGILAWLVQGCLEWQQHGLAPPEKIRADVEQLRRSEDTFEQFFLDVMEKSESNIPVKFAEIYQRYKEWYVDAVSESTTYMPSKKKISAWLERRGYTKDTKGGTVKFTGLAFRPIGGPA, from the coding sequence ATGCCGAATGATGCCGAAAAGCTGAAGGAGATGCGGCGCAAGATAGACGAGGCCCGCCAGGAGGAAGAGAAGCTGCTCGGCGTCGACGGTGAACCGGCCGCCGCGGCCGATGACGGGGCGGACCATTTCGAGGATGATCTCGAGACCGTTGATAAATACTTCGTCTCCCAGTGTTTCAAGAACAACGAGCGCGGCGACGGCACCATGTTTGCCCGGTTGAACCGCGACCGTTACCTCTACGTGAAGATCACCGGCGAATGGTTGATGTGGGTCGGGCACCATTGGTCGGTCGACAAAAAGGATTACGCCCACAACGCCGTCGACCTGGTGGCGCAGCGCTACGAGCAGCAATGCCAGGAGATCGAGGCCGATATCAGCGAGGCGGTTGATAAAGAGCGCAACACCGAGGCGAAACGGCTCCGTGATCTGCTGGCCAAGTACAAGGCGCGGATCAAGAAGCTGCGCGGCATCGGAGGGGCTCGGGCCTGCCTGGAGTGGAGTCACAAGATCGGCGACGATAGCCTGGCCATTGTCGGTGACGAGGTCGACCAGCAGCCGATGCTGCTGCCCTGCAAGAATGGGGTGATCGACCTGAAGACAGGCAAACTCAAACCGGGCAGGCCGGGCGATTACCTGGTGAAGGCGATCCCGATCGAGTGGCAGGGTATCGACGCACCGCGGCCGACCTGGGAACGGGTTATTGACGAGATCCATGTCGTGGAGCAGGACGGGGCGCTGCAATCGTCGCCGGAGATCGTCTCCTTTATCCGGCGGCTGTTTGGGTATGCCATAACCGGGTTGACCACCGAGCATTTCATTGCCTGCTTCGTCGGCGAAGGACGCAACGGCAAGGGGACGATGTTCGAAGTGCTGCGGGCGATCCTTGGCGATCTGGCCTGGGCGATACAGCCGGAGTTGATCCTCGAGCAAAAGAATACGCGCAGCTCCGCCGGCCCGTCTCCGGACATGGTGTCGCTGCAGGGCCGGCGCATGGTTATTGCGTCGGAGACTGACGAGAACCGCCGCGTATCTGGCGCCAAGGTAAAGATGCTCACCGGGTCCGACACCATCTGCGCCCGGTCGCCGCACGATCGATTTGAGACCAATTTCAGGCCGACACACAAACTGTTCCTCTACACCAATCACATACCCGGCGGACTGACCAGAGACTATGCCCTGGTGAAACGGCTGCTGTTCCTCCAGTACCCGCTCAAGTACGTGGATAATCCGAGTGAGGAAAATGAGCGGCAACGGGATCCGCTGTTGATTGAAAAACTGATGAAGGAGGCTCCGGGGATCCTCGCCTGGTTGGTCCAGGGGTGCCTGGAGTGGCAGCAACACGGCCTGGCGCCGCCGGAGAAGATCCGTGCCGACGTGGAGCAGCTGCGACGATCGGAGGACACCTTCGAGCAGTTCTTCCTCGATGTCATGGAGAAGTCCGAATCAAACATCCCGGTCAAGTTCGCCGAGATCTACCAGCGCTACAAGGAGTGGTATGTGGACGCCGTTTCCGAGTCCACCACCTACATGCCTTCCAAGAAGAAGATCTCGGCCTGGCTCGAGCGGCGCGGCTACACCAAGGACACGAAGGGCGGCACTGTCAAGTTCACCGGGCTGGCCTTCCGGCCGATCGGAGGCCCGGCATGA
- a CDS encoding NAD(P)/FAD-dependent oxidoreductase yields MMNKHLVIAGGGHAHLTALSRIGAFVGAGYRVTVIGPSDYHYYSGMGPGMLGGFYRPEEIRFATRRLTEKLGGRFVRAAVTAIDPLDQSVLLDSGERIGYDLLSCNLGSHVPEHMVDGPLDDIFPVKPIERLAAARQRIIELGARQPVRIGVVGGGPSALEIAGNVWRIGRQPRMKPLSITVFPGSDLLPRHPTGVRSRARASLQMRGIDVRRGRRITAIRAGRLEDADGEAHLCDVIFVAVGVRPSPLFAEAGLPIGADGGMLVNAFLQSTGYPTIFGGGDCISFADQPLDKVGVYAVRQNLVLADNLLAALRGEPLRPFQPGGGYLLIFNLGDGTGIFYKWSILFGGRLAFFIKDWIDRRFMRSFQRLE; encoded by the coding sequence ATGATGAACAAGCATCTGGTCATTGCCGGCGGCGGCCATGCCCACTTGACGGCCCTGTCCCGGATCGGCGCTTTCGTCGGTGCCGGATACCGGGTGACCGTCATCGGTCCTTCCGATTACCATTACTATTCCGGGATGGGTCCCGGTATGCTCGGCGGCTTCTATCGTCCCGAAGAGATACGTTTTGCCACCCGGCGGTTGACCGAGAAGCTCGGCGGAAGGTTTGTCCGGGCGGCGGTGACCGCCATCGATCCGCTGGATCAGTCGGTGCTCCTGGATTCAGGTGAGCGAATCGGCTATGATTTGCTTTCCTGCAATCTCGGTAGTCACGTCCCGGAGCACATGGTGGATGGGCCGTTGGACGACATCTTTCCGGTCAAGCCCATCGAACGGTTGGCGGCGGCGCGCCAACGCATCATCGAGCTGGGGGCGCGACAGCCGGTGCGCATCGGTGTGGTTGGCGGCGGCCCTTCGGCTTTGGAGATTGCCGGCAACGTCTGGCGGATCGGCAGGCAACCAAGGATGAAGCCGCTGTCGATCACGGTCTTTCCCGGCAGTGATCTGCTGCCCAGACACCCGACGGGGGTACGCAGCCGCGCCCGTGCTTCGCTGCAGATGCGCGGCATCGACGTCAGACGGGGACGGCGTATCACGGCCATTCGTGCCGGTCGACTCGAGGATGCGGATGGTGAGGCGCATCTTTGCGACGTTATCTTCGTGGCCGTGGGAGTTCGCCCGTCGCCGCTGTTCGCCGAGGCAGGGCTGCCGATCGGTGCGGATGGCGGTATGCTGGTCAATGCGTTTCTGCAGAGCACCGGTTATCCGACGATCTTCGGTGGTGGTGATTGCATCTCTTTTGCAGATCAGCCGCTCGACAAGGTGGGCGTCTACGCCGTACGGCAGAATCTCGTGCTGGCTGACAATCTGCTGGCAGCCTTGCGGGGCGAACCGTTACGACCCTTTCAGCCAGGCGGCGGCTACCTGTTGATCTTCAACCTCGGGGATGGCACCGGGATCTTCTACAAGTGGTCGATTCTCTTCGGCGGCCGTCTCGCCTTTTTCATCAAGGACTGGATCGACCGCCGCTTCATGCGGAGCTTTCAGCGCCTTGAGTGA
- a CDS encoding IS1/IS1595 family N-terminal zinc-binding domain-containing protein: MAVRARELGRFSGAGERPRCPRCQSVVVWRCGISRAGKQQYRCKGCGRVFVLSPYLDELAKELAERMIKEKIAVPVIVRVMDGHISRRWIYKRKGELHAE; encoded by the coding sequence GTGGCGGTGAGGGCCCGGGAGCTGGGGAGGTTCAGCGGCGCCGGCGAGCGGCCGCGCTGCCCGCGTTGCCAGTCGGTGGTGGTGTGGCGCTGCGGGATAAGCCGTGCAGGGAAGCAGCAATACCGCTGCAAGGGGTGCGGCCGGGTGTTTGTGCTCAGCCCGTACCTCGACGAGCTGGCCAAGGAGCTGGCCGAGCGGATGATCAAAGAGAAGATTGCCGTGCCGGTGATTGTCCGGGTGATGGACGGACATATCTCGCGGCGCTGGATATACAAGCGCAAGGGTGAGCTGCATGCCGAATGA
- a CDS encoding AMP-dependent synthetase/ligase: MTRATDIIESSDISIPTLFAERVRRSPGSPAYHHYVKKEECWRSLSWSDTAVLVDRWRAGLQSEALGRGNRVAVLLPNGINWVCFDLAAQSLGLVVVPLYANDRPDNITYILEQTESRVLLCLGPFFRERLAMTLGSLQALQRIILVEEDPSPSLAPSTDPRVVELDTWLPVDGQQAGAFPAAEDLATIVYTSGTTGRPKGVMLSHRNMVSNAAAGLSCIPIYPDDLLLSFLPLSHMLERTAGYYLPMMAGASVAYARSIQLLSDDLAERQPTVLVAVPKIFEKLHSKIRIKLAEESPAKQQLFNHAADIGWRSYLRRQGRASWSPNLLLHPLLDALVGRKVRGRLGGRLRVVISGGAALSFEVARTLIGLGITIYQGYGLTEASPIISVNRIEDNRPEGVGLLLPGLAAKTGEFDELLVRGPNVMLGYWRNPEATAAVLDAEGWLRTGDTARIEDGHLRITGRLKEILVLSNGEKVSPTDVETAIAADPLFEQNLVIGEGRPYLTVLAVLNAELWQQLAAQMGVPADEASLADHTIRAMLLKRIEGCLKHFPGFAWIKDIHLSLNPWTIEQGFLTPTMKLRRKNILSAFHDEVERLYQA; the protein is encoded by the coding sequence ATGACCCGCGCCACCGATATCATCGAATCGTCCGATATCAGCATCCCCACACTCTTTGCCGAACGAGTCAGGCGCAGCCCGGGAAGTCCAGCCTATCATCATTATGTCAAAAAGGAAGAGTGCTGGCGCAGCTTGAGCTGGTCTGACACTGCCGTCCTGGTCGACCGCTGGCGGGCCGGCCTGCAATCGGAGGCGCTGGGCCGCGGCAATCGGGTCGCCGTGCTGTTGCCCAACGGCATCAATTGGGTCTGCTTCGATCTGGCAGCTCAATCTCTCGGTCTGGTGGTGGTTCCTTTGTACGCCAACGACCGGCCCGATAATATCACCTACATCCTGGAGCAGACCGAATCCCGGGTGCTGCTCTGCCTCGGGCCATTTTTCCGGGAACGGCTCGCCATGACCCTGGGATCCCTCCAGGCATTGCAACGAATCATTCTCGTCGAGGAAGATCCGAGCCCCTCCCTTGCGCCGTCAACCGACCCCCGCGTCGTTGAGCTGGACACCTGGCTGCCCGTGGACGGCCAGCAAGCGGGAGCGTTTCCGGCGGCCGAAGATTTGGCCACCATCGTCTACACCTCCGGCACCACCGGTCGACCGAAAGGGGTCATGCTCAGCCATCGAAATATGGTGAGTAATGCCGCCGCCGGGTTGAGCTGCATCCCCATCTATCCCGACGATCTGCTCCTTTCCTTTCTGCCTCTGTCCCACATGCTGGAACGTACCGCCGGCTATTACCTGCCGATGATGGCGGGTGCTTCGGTGGCCTATGCCCGGTCGATCCAACTGCTTTCCGACGACCTGGCCGAACGGCAGCCGACAGTGCTGGTGGCTGTGCCGAAGATCTTTGAAAAGCTGCACAGCAAGATTCGCATCAAGCTGGCCGAGGAATCCCCCGCGAAACAACAACTGTTCAACCACGCTGCGGACATTGGCTGGCGCAGCTATCTCCGCCGACAGGGACGAGCGTCCTGGTCGCCGAATCTGCTGCTGCACCCCCTGCTCGATGCCCTCGTTGGCCGCAAGGTCAGGGGCCGTCTCGGTGGCCGGCTACGGGTCGTCATCAGCGGCGGTGCGGCCCTGTCGTTCGAGGTAGCCCGCACGCTGATCGGACTTGGTATCACCATCTATCAAGGCTACGGGCTGACTGAGGCCAGTCCCATCATCAGCGTCAACCGCATCGAAGACAATCGGCCTGAAGGCGTCGGCCTGCTGTTGCCGGGTCTCGCCGCAAAAACGGGAGAGTTTGATGAACTGCTGGTCCGCGGCCCCAACGTGATGCTCGGCTACTGGCGAAACCCGGAGGCTACGGCGGCGGTACTCGACGCCGAAGGTTGGTTGCGCACCGGCGACACCGCCCGGATCGAGGACGGCCATCTGCGGATTACCGGCCGACTCAAGGAGATCCTGGTTCTGAGCAACGGTGAGAAGGTATCCCCCACCGATGTGGAGACGGCCATCGCCGCCGATCCCCTGTTCGAACAGAACCTGGTCATCGGCGAAGGACGCCCCTACCTGACCGTGCTGGCGGTCCTCAATGCGGAACTGTGGCAACAGCTGGCCGCCCAGATGGGGGTACCGGCAGACGAGGCATCACTGGCCGATCACACCATCCGAGCCATGCTACTCAAACGTATCGAGGGGTGCCTCAAGCATTTTCCCGGCTTCGCCTGGATCAAGGATATCCATCTCAGCCTGAACCCGTGGACCATCGAACAGGGTTTTCTGACACCAACCATGAAACTGCGGCGCAAAAATATCCTCTCCGCCTTCCATGACGAGGTGGAACGACTCTACCAGGCGTAA
- a CDS encoding aminotransferase class V-fold PLP-dependent enzyme — protein MFEKSTALFPVKERYCFLSHCAVSPLYIGAASAAAGFQQSMVEGGLTTLSTFIDLLPRFRDGFAALMRTRPEQVSFVHSTAEALGQLANGYPFAPGDQIVSYVHEYPSNHFPWAIQQRRGVELILLPNRNPLNSFAAEERPMGWSLDELERVCGPKTRVVAISHVQFTSGYAADLVALGSFCRERGIDLIIDAAQSLGCLPLYPEAWGISAVAASGWKWLLGPKGAAVLYTSEELREKLTPVLAGPGMMRQQFDYLDHRWNPFSDGRLFEYSTLPWDHVAAFAVIVEDIFHRYSIEAIRDEVFRLQDLFLAHLDRERYRPLCFDALHRSGILSIDVEREAETLVKQLARRNVIVTERAGYVRVAPHFYLDDEQVITAARCFNELAARG, from the coding sequence ATGTTTGAGAAATCCACGGCGCTGTTTCCGGTCAAGGAACGCTATTGCTTTTTGAGTCATTGCGCCGTCTCCCCGCTCTATATCGGTGCTGCATCTGCCGCTGCCGGGTTTCAGCAGAGCATGGTTGAAGGAGGTTTGACCACGCTCTCCACCTTTATCGATTTGCTGCCCCGGTTTCGCGATGGTTTCGCCGCGCTGATGCGCACCCGCCCCGAACAGGTCTCCTTCGTTCATTCCACGGCCGAGGCTCTCGGTCAACTGGCCAACGGCTATCCCTTTGCGCCTGGCGATCAGATTGTCAGTTACGTCCATGAGTATCCGAGCAACCATTTCCCCTGGGCGATACAGCAGCGGCGCGGGGTCGAGCTGATCCTGCTGCCCAACCGGAACCCGCTGAATTCCTTTGCTGCCGAAGAGCGGCCGATGGGCTGGTCGCTCGACGAGCTGGAGCGGGTGTGCGGGCCGAAAACGAGGGTGGTGGCCATCAGCCACGTCCAGTTCACCAGCGGCTATGCTGCGGATCTGGTGGCGCTTGGCTCTTTCTGCCGGGAGCGGGGTATCGACCTGATCATTGATGCCGCTCAGAGTCTCGGTTGTCTGCCGCTCTACCCCGAGGCCTGGGGTATCTCGGCGGTGGCCGCCTCCGGCTGGAAGTGGCTCCTGGGTCCGAAAGGGGCAGCGGTCCTCTATACCAGTGAGGAGTTGCGCGAGAAACTGACGCCGGTGCTGGCTGGACCGGGCATGATGCGCCAGCAATTCGATTATCTCGATCATCGCTGGAACCCGTTCAGCGATGGCCGGCTTTTCGAGTATTCGACCCTTCCCTGGGACCACGTGGCCGCTTTTGCGGTTATCGTCGAAGACATTTTTCACCGGTATTCGATCGAGGCTATCCGGGATGAGGTTTTTCGCCTGCAGGATCTGTTTCTTGCCCATCTGGACCGTGAACGCTATCGACCGCTGTGCTTCGATGCCCTGCATCGCTCCGGCATCCTCAGTATCGACGTGGAGCGAGAGGCCGAGACCCTGGTCAAACAACTGGCGCGGCGGAATGTGATCGTTACCGAACGGGCCGGTTATGTGCGGGTTGCTCCGCATTTTTACCTGGATGACGAGCAGGTGATAACGGCCGCTCGCTGTTTCAATGAGCTTGCCGCAAGAGGGTAG
- a CDS encoding AEC family transporter, producing the protein MQLLVDILMIVLPVFLVVGLGFSLKGSGLVDSAFLFQLNRLIYYVALPALLFYKIATADFSSSFNPRLLAGMVFSIVAVFAISYLYTVLRRYPVMARGAFTQGAFRGNLAYVGLAIAFNAYGTEGFAIAGVLIGFLVPLLNALAVLSLLLPHQGQDHQFGKAFWAAQFIFNPLIIASFVGIAWSFFNIPLPLVLDRALDILTGMSLPLALLSIGASFSPANLRGEITKALLACGIKIFWMPLFTGAVLLLLGIRGMELGVGVVLAASPTATAAYIMAQQLKSDAELSGSIIMLSTLLSVVTYSLALFLLRYSGI; encoded by the coding sequence ATGCAGCTGCTGGTCGATATCCTGATGATCGTTCTGCCGGTTTTTCTCGTGGTGGGACTCGGTTTTTCCCTCAAAGGTTCAGGCCTGGTGGACAGCGCTTTTCTTTTTCAATTGAACCGGTTGATTTATTACGTGGCGTTGCCGGCCCTACTTTTCTACAAGATCGCCACCGCCGATTTTTCCTCGAGCTTCAATCCTCGGCTGCTGGCCGGCATGGTCTTTTCGATCGTTGCGGTGTTTGCCATCAGTTACCTGTATACCGTGCTGCGCCGTTACCCGGTGATGGCACGCGGAGCTTTTACCCAGGGTGCGTTTCGCGGAAACCTCGCCTATGTCGGCCTGGCCATAGCGTTCAACGCCTATGGCACCGAAGGCTTTGCCATCGCCGGGGTCCTGATCGGCTTCCTTGTGCCGTTGCTCAACGCCTTGGCTGTCTTGTCCCTGCTGTTGCCGCACCAGGGTCAGGATCATCAGTTCGGCAAGGCGTTCTGGGCGGCCCAATTCATCTTCAACCCGCTGATCATCGCTTCGTTTGTCGGCATCGCCTGGAGTTTTTTTAACATACCGTTGCCGCTGGTGTTGGACCGGGCACTCGATATCCTGACCGGTATGTCGTTGCCATTGGCCCTGCTATCCATCGGAGCGTCTTTCTCTCCGGCGAATCTGCGCGGTGAGATCACCAAGGCGTTGCTGGCCTGCGGCATCAAAATCTTCTGGATGCCGCTGTTTACTGGTGCGGTATTACTGCTGCTGGGCATTCGTGGTATGGAACTCGGGGTCGGCGTGGTCCTGGCGGCCAGTCCGACGGCGACTGCTGCCTATATCATGGCCCAGCAGCTCAAATCCGACGCCGAATTGTCCGGATCAATCATCATGCTGTCGACGCTGCTGTCGGTTGTCACCTATTCGCTTGCCCTGTTCCTGCTTCGTTACAGTGGTATCTAG
- a CDS encoding recombinase family protein has protein sequence MNAAVYIRKSREDDNKPGYRLAVQRQQLPEHARSQGWTPIIYDDGHASAARGKVEQLPQRSLLEADIRAGRINIVLVIELSRLSRDETMQDYVAWLTLCADHRVKLATPSRILDPAQHSDWMLLLMEGGFSSVEMKVLQTRMREGRQQALRSGKFLGGTPPKPYRYDRASGRLEVDPALLDDMEQIWTRAERMSAKAIAEALDLPEIAVRRAISDDRLLFYQAQRLDPDTGETIACNWDPVMTAERAARIRASRRSRKTNTERRDAAGLLSNLGIFYCGYCGRTVKSWTNSKIRKDGSRLDYYACVTKNRKDACPNSRMINHHLVDRRVLKSIRDTLANTDRLKDLWNAARRTADPAAKRRQIEMQITEQELQKQNLVAAIAAGILEFGDAKRQLDTIKGALVQLREDLGTLYTTNEQEPPWDELTVIADGIEQFDFDDQRSAIKHIVERITLYSNDIIIRYPFQRTRAGSYEARLTLNKPSPNRKSFTALSSGNNNKK, from the coding sequence ATGAACGCCGCCGTCTACATCCGCAAATCCCGCGAGGACGATAACAAGCCCGGCTATCGGCTGGCTGTGCAGCGGCAGCAGCTCCCCGAGCACGCCCGATCCCAGGGCTGGACCCCGATCATCTACGACGACGGCCACGCCTCGGCGGCCCGGGGCAAGGTCGAGCAGCTGCCCCAGCGATCGCTCCTCGAGGCCGACATCCGCGCCGGCCGGATCAACATCGTGCTGGTGATTGAGCTGTCCCGCCTGTCCCGTGACGAGACCATGCAGGACTACGTGGCCTGGCTGACCCTGTGCGCCGATCACCGGGTCAAGCTGGCCACCCCGTCGCGGATCCTCGACCCGGCCCAGCACTCGGACTGGATGCTGCTGCTGATGGAAGGCGGCTTTTCGTCGGTCGAGATGAAGGTCCTGCAGACCAGGATGCGGGAAGGCCGCCAGCAGGCCCTGCGCTCCGGCAAGTTCCTCGGGGGCACCCCGCCGAAGCCGTACCGTTACGACCGGGCCTCCGGACGCCTGGAGGTGGATCCCGCCCTGCTGGACGACATGGAGCAGATCTGGACCAGGGCCGAACGGATGAGCGCCAAGGCCATCGCCGAGGCCCTCGACCTGCCGGAGATCGCCGTCCGTCGCGCCATCTCCGACGACCGCCTGCTGTTCTACCAGGCCCAACGCCTCGATCCGGACACCGGCGAGACGATCGCCTGCAACTGGGATCCGGTGATGACCGCTGAACGGGCCGCGCGGATCCGCGCCTCGAGGCGCAGCCGGAAGACCAACACCGAGCGCCGAGACGCCGCCGGTTTGCTGTCGAACCTCGGGATCTTCTACTGCGGCTACTGCGGCCGCACCGTCAAGAGTTGGACCAACTCCAAGATCCGCAAGGACGGCAGCCGCCTCGACTATTACGCCTGCGTCACCAAAAACCGTAAGGACGCCTGCCCCAACAGCCGGATGATCAATCACCACCTGGTCGACCGCCGGGTGCTCAAATCGATCCGCGACACCCTGGCCAACACCGACCGGCTCAAGGATTTGTGGAACGCCGCACGGCGCACCGCCGACCCCGCCGCCAAGCGCCGGCAGATCGAGATGCAGATCACTGAGCAGGAGTTGCAGAAGCAGAACCTGGTGGCCGCGATCGCCGCCGGGATCCTCGAGTTCGGCGACGCCAAGCGCCAATTGGACACGATCAAAGGGGCCCTGGTGCAGCTGCGCGAAGACCTCGGCACACTGTACACCACGAACGAGCAGGAGCCGCCCTGGGACGAGCTGACGGTGATCGCCGACGGCATCGAGCAATTCGACTTCGACGATCAGCGCTCGGCCATCAAGCACATCGTCGAACGGATCACCCTCTACAGCAACGACATCATCATCCGCTACCCGTTCCAACGCACCCGAGCGGGCAGCTACGAGGCCCGACTGACCCTTAATAAACCGTCCCCAAACCGAAAAAGTTTCACGGCGCTATCATCAGGAAATAACAACAAGAAATAG
- a CDS encoding manganese efflux pump MntP yields the protein MDFLSTLVIAFGLAMDAFAVSVASGVTITAMGLRQTVTIALSFGLFQGIMPVIGWLAGIGFREYIAAYDHWLAFLLLVAIGAKMIYESFQLEEDHCDEFCMTGGRLFLLSVATSIDALAVGLSFSLLNITILTPALIIGVVTFLLSYLGILLGRRVGHFFEKKIEIAGGIILILIGIKILCEHTIFAVT from the coding sequence ATGGATTTCCTCTCCACCCTGGTGATCGCCTTTGGTCTGGCCATGGACGCCTTTGCCGTCTCGGTGGCGAGCGGCGTGACCATTACCGCCATGGGACTGCGTCAGACGGTGACCATCGCCCTGTCCTTTGGCTTGTTCCAGGGAATCATGCCGGTGATCGGCTGGCTGGCCGGCATCGGTTTTCGTGAATACATAGCCGCGTATGATCACTGGCTGGCCTTTTTGCTGTTGGTCGCGATCGGCGCCAAGATGATCTACGAATCCTTTCAGCTGGAAGAGGATCACTGCGACGAGTTCTGCATGACCGGAGGCCGGCTGTTTCTGCTCTCGGTGGCCACCAGCATCGATGCCCTGGCGGTCGGGCTCAGTTTCTCCCTGCTCAACATTACCATCCTCACCCCGGCGCTCATCATCGGGGTGGTGACTTTTCTCCTCTCTTACCTCGGCATCCTTCTCGGTCGGCGGGTTGGCCACTTTTTCGAGAAAAAGATCGAGATCGCGGGCGGCATCATCCTGATTCTGATCGGTATCAAGATTCTCTGCGAACACACCATCTTCGCCGTTACCTGA
- a CDS encoding rhodanese-like domain-containing protein, producing MGWRQFFTPVRSMSAPEARSFMEKLAANQFQLVDVRQPGEYRRGHLPGARLVPMADLGAESEGLDPDKPTLVYCAIGGRSRIAAQMLAGKGFSQVINLSGGIKAWSDNVAVGPEDAGLELFSGTETLPEVLTIAYGLESALQDFYRSMADTMKRHDVRDLFQLLASIEAKHRRQIAERYRQLQAEEEGLPPLGEQAAGEALEGGLTTEQYLDLYQPDLEKPEEVVALAMAIEAQALDLYQRAADRNASSTAREGLMTIAEEEREHIRRLGALLEAETDAGRR from the coding sequence ATGGGTTGGAGACAATTTTTCACACCGGTACGCTCGATGAGTGCCCCCGAGGCGCGATCCTTCATGGAAAAGCTGGCGGCAAACCAATTCCAGCTGGTGGATGTCCGGCAGCCGGGTGAGTACCGGCGGGGACATTTGCCTGGAGCACGGTTGGTGCCGATGGCGGATCTGGGTGCCGAGAGCGAGGGTCTCGATCCGGACAAGCCGACCCTGGTCTATTGCGCCATCGGCGGACGCAGCCGAATCGCCGCACAGATGCTGGCCGGCAAGGGTTTTTCTCAGGTGATCAATCTGTCCGGAGGCATCAAAGCTTGGTCCGACAATGTTGCGGTTGGGCCGGAAGATGCAGGGCTCGAGCTGTTTTCCGGCACTGAAACGTTGCCGGAAGTGCTGACGATTGCCTATGGACTCGAATCCGCTTTACAAGACTTTTATCGGTCGATGGCAGATACGATGAAGCGGCACGATGTCAGAGATCTTTTTCAGCTCCTGGCCTCCATCGAAGCCAAACACCGGCGACAGATCGCCGAGAGGTATCGGCAGCTGCAGGCCGAAGAGGAAGGGCTGCCGCCGCTGGGTGAGCAAGCCGCCGGTGAGGCGCTGGAAGGCGGTTTGACCACCGAGCAATACCTCGATCTTTACCAACCGGACCTGGAGAAGCCCGAGGAAGTAGTGGCGCTGGCCATGGCCATCGAGGCCCAGGCTCTTGATCTGTACCAGCGAGCCGCCGACCGCAACGCTTCTTCAACCGCTAGGGAGGGGCTGATGACCATCGCTGAGGAGGAGCGGGAACACATCCGAAGGCTCGGGGCCCTGCTCGAGGCTGAAACCGATGCCGGGAGGAGATGA
- a CDS encoding helix-turn-helix domain-containing protein: MANYSVMIMQTSKIKGRRPKSDIGLRLQEKGISQLDIANMLKVKPASVHNVITGKRRTPRIRQAIAFALGRPVAEIWPETTSKRRIP; the protein is encoded by the coding sequence ATGGCTAATTATAGCGTCATGATTATGCAAACGTCTAAAATAAAAGGGCGCCGACCAAAGAGCGATATAGGGCTGAGATTGCAGGAAAAAGGCATATCTCAGCTGGATATCGCCAATATGCTCAAGGTCAAGCCGGCCAGCGTCCACAACGTCATCACCGGGAAACGCCGGACACCGCGGATTCGTCAAGCGATTGCGTTTGCCCTTGGCAGGCCTGTGGCAGAAATCTGGCCCGAAACTACTTCAAAAAGGAGAATCCCATGA